The nucleotide window TTTAGCTATGCTGTGCAGAGAAATCATGGATTTTCCATACCTGCCTCTATAACTTTATACTAAGACTCAGACTTACCTAAAAGAATAACTTTAATTTACTTTTCCAAGGACCTTGACTTACCTTTTCTATGAAGCTCCACAGCACATTGAAAAGTGGGTTAGTTGGGAGGAGAGGAAGGagtagaaaattcaaaatttctgtgcAAAGCATtaatcatatttaaaaaaaccgatagCTTGTCAAAAAGCTAAGGTTGTATACGTTCCAACGCTGGCTTGGTTTTTTCCCGAGCGTTGATATTGCTCGAGAAATAAAATAGGCAAACTTACTTTAAAATCCACCCTTATAATTTTGCTCTTGGCTTACCAGTTCTCCTAGAAGCACTGCATTCTCTCCCCTTACTATAAAGATACCTCGTGGAATGTCGCCGTATTTGCTTCCGACATATATCCTCTCGATTGTCTGATGTAGAGCCAAGTTCCCAAATTGGTCTATACTTCGTAGATATCCAATTAACGTTCTATTATCTCTAAGAACAACCATCAtcttttctaaaacaaaaatttcatttttagattttaaaagaaattcttTGGcaggaaggaaaaataaaattaagtgtGATGCACAGATGGAAATTATTATCCTGATTTGAAACAGTATATTCTTGACACTACACTTGTGTAAAAACACTACAGAGTCTGCAGGTGGGGACATTAAGATTTGGTAAAGTTTTCAAGATTGAAAGAATGGCCCTCATGTAAGTGTATATCAGATTTAAAGTCCACACCTCATTGTGTTTGTTCCCTTTAGCAACACAATAACAGTCATTTTAAAAGACAATAAAGGAGAATTTGCGAGTGTTTAAAAtctgatgaattttgtgtttaagtggaaactactgagtgaactgaacttGAGGATTCCCTTGGttcattaattgaaaattgtatgGATGATCTACTCTGCTAGAATACAGGTGTTGAAATGAGCACTGCCCCCAGATAATGTCACCAggcaaaacattttttcacttttaaatatatttcggTACTATTTCCCAGatcaggaaaaattataaaaatataaactacaaaatcagctctttaagcactctcaaatgaagcaataaaacatttgcataCTAATTCTCCATTTGGGTGATGTGGAACTTCCGTTTCAGGACTTAAGGACACAAGATAAGTCAGTAATTTGCCCAGATTGTCAAAATTTAGGTACATCTTCTGAGtagtgaaaaatatttacttcagGAAGTACATGTACTTATAGTACTTGAAGACTGTTCCATGATCCCTTATGGCTTGAAAATATCTACTGCGCAAAGATATGAATTTTTCCGAATCGTCTACAATACACACTATCATTGAGTATAGATATGTTCCTGTCAAAATAGATTCCACTGCTCAAAGTACAAATTACTAGGCTGCTTCCTACAAAACCACAAAGAAAAtgggaaatcaaggaaaaatattttataggcCAAAATGCGCAACCACATTCTTATCTCCATTTGCAACGTAACAGACTTCCtgcgatattttattttccttcaaaaaactaGTCGccacaattttttgaaaacttccttcatttttcctttctgttagaagaatattctgcatacatttcaagcaatgaaattggcttgtttctcttccacaaaaataaaataggagtggaaattttgaaacatggaGATGGAGATACCTGGTttcacactttagccatcgatttttCGATGATAATTTCCATCATTTCTGGCGCTTGTTCCTCGTGGCTACATCTATTTTCTTCAGCACTTGAACTGAGCAGGTAATGACCAGAAAAATATTAGTGACAGCATTGTTTTTTAACTGCAAGTGTCTACTCTCAATCAACATGCTTGTAAATAAAATGGGGTGGAAAACAAAGCAACTtactatcaatttcagtaaggAGAGTTGCAGTGCCCATCGGCCATCCTTCAATAGGTAGATCATCATGAGAATCTCGTCTAGATTTGAAAATTCTTGATGGTGTGAAGGATTTACTGTTCTCTGCAAACGAGAAAATCAGTATGTTCACTTTGTCAAACTGGTTTGTTAAACTGGTTTGTCAAACTGGTTTGTCAAAATGGTTTGTCAAGTCAGTTTGAAGACATGGGTGAATTAAAATCTCTATAAAATAGAAATTGAGTTTCTCTTTCAAAAGAGACTACTTACAGATCCACACGGATTCGTAATCCTGGATGTCATTAGAacaaggttaaaaaaaaaaaaaacacgcgaATAAGGTGAAgttaattttatccttttttctgaaaattaattcCTTCCCTCTATAGATTGCTCCGTTATAATAGGTTGCTGTGTTGAACTTCAAAACTCATATCTTTGGACAAAAAATTGAGAGCACTGatgaattaaacaaaaaatcccACAGTGTAGGGTGCATTGCTCTAGGGTTTGGAATTTCTTGTGCACTGCAACACAACAATATAACCCATACAATGTCTTCTGAAAATTGGATTTATTAGTACTTAAATAACGGAATGAAAGTACCGATGTCTCCAGGAGCCAATTGCAAGGCATGGCTCTCTTGGCTTGAATCGAGCATTGACAGCAGGTACTCCTGGCAATacattattatttcatttatcTTTTCAAGGGTTAATTAATAAGAATCAACGGATTATACATTTAATTGATGTTGGACAAGGCGCCTCACAAATATGATCATTGGCATACAAAAATGATTGGGGAGAAATTCAGCAATATTAGTTCTACAGCAGATGTTGCTAGCAGTGGTTCACCAACGAACAACAGAAGGAATACCTAGATTTAGGATGGCAAGGGTAGGTAGGAGACAGTGCTAAATTAGAAAGTAACAGATATAGTATGAAAGAAGAGATTCCTGAAGGCTGCTATCAATTAATCACTGATTGATTCATAATAGGTCAAGTGTTTTATGAACTTCAAAGAAATTGATCGCTTCAATCTTGAAAAAGAAATGAGatttgaattgaagaattgGACAAGTCAGTAGGGATGGGCCGACAAGTGGAAAACTGAGATGAGATATGGGTTGTGTCGTTCAGGCAGCCATTCATCTCTTCAAAGACATGCCGATAGACTTaactagttttaaaattttaaaaccaacAAGCTTGCTAACTAAGACCACAGTGACATGAAAAAGTCAACAGCGATAGTGAAGAATCTGGCGAACTAGTCGCTCGTTTCAgcaattatgttttattttaagcCTTAGTAAAAAAGTGGATCGCCTCACcatctttattttctttaccAGTGGACATGGTGAAGTGTGAGGACAAAATCCGGTGATAAAGCAAGAAGCATTGGTTTGTGTTCTTATATTCTGGCTGCCTGTTTCAATTCTGTGGTGAAGGATAAAGAAACGAGGAACTAATGATGAAAAACTTCTCGCAGAAATATCGAAGCCACTGTGGCAACTTCActgtcagattttaaatttgtaataCGATAATGTTCAAGAATAATACTTCACGCCGATTCGTACTCACGGCCGGTCTTCTTGTATCTGTAATTCTGTACTATCTGTAAACTACAACCATAACCTATAATAAATATAAACATTACCCAAAGGTTTCATGCGCTCTGATTGGTTGATAGAGTTACCAATTTACGTCAGCACGTTAGCTCTATACAGGGTGTAACAATCTTCGGAACTCAGTGAGTGGAGCGGAGGGAGAATTTTTGATTCGGTGCTAATCACGTTTTTTAGTCATTAGTGTTTCACATACAATACCTCTCGTAAAATAATACACGGTAAAACTCAAGAGTTGGAGTAAAAAGAGCAATCTCGGCCCCAACTTGATCCAGACGTGTTCCTGTTCATGTTCAAGTTCATGGACATGGACACGGGTGCGAGGGGGCAAGGGGGTAAAGGGGTCTACATTTTCCTTGAGTATCCTCAGAGCATAATGGTTTTTCTAAAATAtcctaattttcaaaacaaaatgttCCCTTTCGAaagatacaaataaaaaatacaaccaGAGACAACCCAGAGTTACACGATTTTCACTAGGATTAAGTCGTGAGTGTATACTTGGTTTTCCAGGAGGTTTCGAACATGCGTACATGTTACATGTTTAATACATGATCTGTGAAGATTTATTAATGAGAGagaattttctcatcaaaataatttgaaaaaatctaaatagTGTTAGACCTTGATCACAATAAAAAACAGTAGGTACTAGGTACTTTGCGAAATTTgaaaggaagatttttcgcGGGTTCTGTTGCCGCGCGCGCacctttcttccttcctttttcatcttcttcctcccctcccccatttCCCACCTATGCGCCTCCTTTCAGTGTTTGCGCCTGTGAAAGTTTCACTATCCGTTCATGGTTCGGTCCTTTTCTCATTTATCtgtgtgtttttattgaagtttGCAAGTTAATTCTTACCAGAATTTTATCCTTTATGTCAATTTAGTCCGTTTTCAAATGGCAGACACCGACAAATTAAATATAGACAATATTATAGCACGTTTACTCGAAGGTACGTTTCCCCCACATCACATTCCACCTTCCAAGTCCTTTTTCGTTGAGAACTGAATTTTATCACCTATTTATGGGAATTGCTCTATATTATCTGCGGTTTTCCTTCATCATGCTCGTTTCCAAATTCATAGGCTATTGCACGAGCAGGGAGACAGTCGACTCCATCCAAGAATCCCTGGAAACCTATCCCATGTAAACTATGGAGAATGGAGGTTATATGTTTCACTGGTGACCAAATCTAGATgcctccttcaatttttgcttcaaAGTACTTTCCTTTTCCAGCTCTTCTATCTTTTTCTGCTGTAAGCGGTTATTCCCACCAGGAACCTTGTCCTCATGACTCAATTTCTGCACTACGAGCATTGGCTGTAGTCAGAGTGTATCGTAGGTTCAGAACTATGGGAAAGTCATTCGGGCGGCAACTGATCCAAAACCTCAAGCCATAGTATTTAGTTGCAGTATTATTCATGATATACCAGCCTAGCTCCTTAGCAGTTCTTCCTACACTTTAAAGGAGCTTTGTGAATTCAAACTTCATGGTCCTACTTCTGTATGAAGCCAGTGGCGTATTTACAGGGGGgaccagcagcctgattattgaaatgttttgtttgtcggatcgacatagatgacataggttaaaaggcagagcgtgattggtcggctatgtcttatcgctgctttgtcgtgcctttgtcaggtggaatgatcgacaagctaacggcacctcttaagtttccgacagtatgtcgatcattccacctgacaaaggcacgacaaagcagcgataagacatacccgaccaatcacgctccgcgatttaacctatgtcatctatgtcgtcccgacaaacaagaaatttcaataatcgccccgcagggaGGCCGGATAACTCTAGTCTAGTATACGGACTGTTCTCCAGTTAGGTTAAATAATTTTGGGGACCAATTAGCTGTAGTTTGTCAAACGGGTCATGTAGTTCGTCCAACGGTCCAAATACTAAACTTTATCCAGCAATACCACTTCTGAGAGCCCCCCCAagtaaaagagagagaaaaaataagagaaatcacggaaaaagaagaaaaatcgggtGGAGAGAGAACACAACGATATCTTAGTCTAGAGGAACAAGTGGAAGGAATCGAAGTCGAACGATAGGGCCTCGAGTGTAGCCTTGGACATTGTCCGCCGGTCGCGCCAACAAAAATTTTTGTCTCACTctgtcagtgttcgaaactcaccttagaGTTTCGCGAGCCATGTGGCCCATTAAGCTCAATTTTTAtcggccaaattgactttttgcctacttATCACGGCGCACTTTGTGAAAAGTCAaatgcaagatgttttagttgcagaactagtagctgtaacttgtatttttcgaaaaatcatcgaatagaaaaattaggattttttttttgagggggcactgtttaggggccacgttggtgCCAAGCCTTCATTTTCTAGGGGCCATGACCGATTTGTTAGACACATTTGGCGCGCTGGCGcatgtgagtttcaaacactgcacGCTGTCCTGAATCACagtttcattattttgtttctaGTTCGAGGTGCTCGGCCTGGCAAAAATGTGCAGCTTTCGGAGGGGGAAATAAGAGGCCTGTGCTTGAAATCAAGAGAAATCTTTCTCTCGCAGCCCACTCTTCTAGAATTAGAGGCTCCTTTGAAAATATGCGGTATGTATCAGTGTATTAAATAGGTGTTCTACGAGTATCAAGGCGTCCACTTCGAGAATGCAAGCCAACTTTTAGAGTGTGATGGATAATCCCTGattgtaattggactgcattttgcaatttggagctataaattctggcgtatctgaaaaaacacttatgtgcatagggaaactaatggcacgtacgttgtttttaaaccgggctagaatttatagctccaaattgcaaaatgtagtccaattgttgcATTTAGTCTAGAGATATCAATACTTTAGATAGTACGATACATAATGTAAAATCAGTTTTAAAAGTTGAACTGAATTAAACTGATTTGAACTTTGTATGTGAACCAGTGTAATATTATCACGAATCATGGAAAAGCAATTTTTGTTcttgcatatttcaaaaatattagaaaatcaGGTATAATACTGTATTAAAGCTATTGAATATTTATCTATGCAgatcatttaaattgcaatggAATCTTACTCAGGTATAGCCTCTTTTgctcaaatattatttttaattttgcaatcATAATAATTTGTATTGTTCTCTTTTTCAGGTGATATTCATGGTCAGTACTATGACCTGTTACGTTTGTTTGAATATGGTGGCTTTCCCCCAGAGTCAAATTATCTTTTCTTAGGAGACTATGTTGATAGAGGCAAACAGTCACTGGAAACCATCTGTCTACTCCTCGCTTACAAAATTAAGTATCCggaaaattttttccttcttcgtGGAAATCACGAGTGTGCCAGCATCAACCGAATATATGGATTTTATGATGAATGTGAGTATCAAATTAATTTCTGAGACACAAGTTATCTGTTAAGAGGGTTGATCCAAGCAAGGAGGAataagagcctgcaaaaatccggGGTAGCTATGTTTTCCTTGATTCCCTTGTAATTTCTGACGCTGAATCCAAATTTTTACTGTGTGCTAAAAAATTTGGACCGgtaagttgccaaatttggtcAAAAtggcccaatttttttttttttttttttttttgcaaattatgACCTTAACTTGTAAAACATTAATCTGAAGACTTAATgggttattttaaaattaaaacttgcaTTAAACTTCCTATAAATTTGCTCTTACATATTTTCTCGCTCTAGGCAAAATTAAATGCACTGGAGGGCACAAACTttaagaaaatagcgaaaattgGCATTTTACGCGGTTCTTGATTATtgtctccttttctttctctgacAATAAAATTATTGACAAATAAAGTGCAGTTAACGAAATTTATAATAACTTATATTTAGTAAGGAAATGGGAGAGATAACAGGAACGCAGACAAATAGGAACAGAACGGGATTAGCCAATGGCTatctgaagaagaagaagaagaagaaaaaatacatagttttacaagaaggaaccaagctcctttaatttttacatggtGTTCCTACAACATGAGGACCAAGTTCTACAAAACTTCATCTGCCTCTTTTttgcaaggaaaattattccatTTTAAGAAGTAGCTATTCTGTAAAGTGAAAATAATTGCTCATTATCTGTTGACAGGTAAACGAAGGTATAATATTAAGTTGTGGAAAACCTTCACAGACTGCTTTAATTGTCTGCCAGTGGCAGCTATTGTGGATGAAAAAATCTTCTGTTGCCACGGTGGTCTTAGTCCTGACATGCACTCTATGGAGCAAGTTAGGAGGATTATCAGACCTACAGATGTTCCTGATCAAGGATTGCTCTGTGACCTGCTCTGGTCAGATCCTGACAAGGTATGAACGCAAGATTTTAACTTTGATTACTGTTCCATCGAAATGGAAGCAAAAGTTATTTTGTACGTTTTTGGAAAGATCTCCAAGGTGATTTCACTCGacccccttcaattttttcgccaacaatgggcctgttgcaaacttttgctagagcaaaactaagagttgtttcatatagataatgcctcaaaaatcacgatgagcgcatcggcaaactctgaaatgcactcataacttcacaatctgcgtaagaaatttgcggttttttgagcttcccgcttcaaaaacgatactacggcacaggtgaacattttgtaagaggagtcgttccatcgtcggcaataatcatcatagccgacgccaatccgccaaaacacgtttgatgggacgagataacccctgaactggattagaccagataacaatcggtgtgttaacgttcgtattttccacgcccgaattgattgaccttgaactctccttgaattacgctcggaactgcgtgcaagcgtcggccatgatgaatatcgccgacgatggagcgactcctctaacaaaatgttcacctatgccgtagtatcgtttttgaagcgggaagcttaaaaaaacccaaatttcttacgcagattgtgaagttatgagtgcatttcagactttgccgatgcgctcatcgtgatttttgaagcattatctgtaaggaacaactcttagttttgctctagcaaaagtttgcaacaggcccattgaccaCTAAAAAAGGTGGATATTTCAGCATCATGatgtatgttttctcatcaaaatatcACATCTCACATGAATTGTACAGCGATAATTCGTGAAAAGAGCTCCTGACCAAGATATCAACATTTTCTGATGCAggaattcaaacttcctgctcatATATAAAATCATAATCTACTTGATATATCGCACACTACTTAAACGTTACTGTACCAGTGTTTGCAGTATGAGAAAATGACAACTCAATCTCAGtgttttggctcagctattgcatATTGTTCATACTTTGAACAACCCAGGGTGAAGAGGGTGTAGCTTATTGAGAAACCCTCCAAAACCATTTTAAGTAGTGCTCAATTTGATTCGAGTAGACTGGTTTTTTAGCTGCGTTGAACCATTCAAGTCTCCCTCTTAGAACACATTTTGCCCTACTACGTCACATTTAATCATTTTTATGTGGACTTATTCTCTTttcttgtgaatattttacacttGAGTAAACTCTCAGTCCCTTTAGACCTGATTCTAAAGAAGCCCTTGATTTCAGGACACACTAGGTTGGGGTGAGAATGATAGAGGAGTGTCATTCACATTTGGTGTAGAAGTTGTCATGAAGTTCCTCAGCAAACATGATTTTGATCTCATCTGTCGTGCGCATCAGGTAAGTTATCCACCAGATTTTACTTTGAAGTTCATGGGTAAAAGTCAAGATTTCCATGAGCCATGCTTTATGCCAGACAGTATTATCAATGGAAGCCAGGGCTCAAGAGTTTTTAGACCTCTGATCTTTTTGCATGACTAAGTATTCAGATATGATCAAGccatttgtgaaaaaaatcatcttgGGTAAGTATATCGAGCCCATGAATTCTGAACACGACTCACCAGACATGCAAAAAGTTCTTTACCCTCCCATTTTAAAGCGcctttttcctcaaaagttttaaattgacgACCTTTTTATGGACTTGTTAATTGCCGCAATTTTTGGAAAACGTATCATCTTAACTATGGTTCTGCAAAAAAATATGCGCATTTGCCTGCCCTCTCATTTAAGAACCTACTCTCAGAGCCTTTCCATTTTTTGACAAGACCAATCACAACCTGCTAACAAGAAGTTCTTGCACTCCTGTGAGTTGCCAATCAAACACAACACATTAAtggatattttctttcaagCCTCATAAAAGAATCAAGCACCGGAATCTGAGTTTTTTTCTATCAACAGAAATAACAGGAGTTACAGTGATGCCTTTCGCAAGCAGGCTGTAGTGCTATCATTCTGCTAAATTTCTGAAAGATAGCACATTTAATTTATCGGAGCAGATACAGAAGAATCTGTTAGTTTTGAGCTGACTATCTGGTCTGTGCAGAACCTATCAATAGTTAAAAAATCGATCAGCAGAGCAGTAATCATTTTCACTCACTTATCTCAAAGGAGAATATTCTCAGGCTCTTTTTACAAAGatcaaaaatttacaagaatttTCACATCTAGTGTATGTAATGACATACATCAGATGTATGGAAACTCGATTCTGAAATTGGTTTTTGCAGTGGAGACATCTATTTGGACTCCTAATCAAAAATCCTGTCTAATTGATTAAATATGGATGGTcccagaattttttcttgaaagcgTTCTTTGACATGATATATTAGGAGTATACATACTTCACCAATAGACTGATTTTGTGGCTACAtcatggttcaaatgtaaacaaattctTGACCTTGTCTCTAATTCACGCCCTTTGCGCCATGGTGGCAAAATATGTCTAAGTGTTTCTTGCAATGGGAATTTCTCGGTTTTATGAGtccttaattgatttatgacatGTCAGTGACTAAGTTGTAAAGATTTAACACATTCAACTCACATGGAAGTAGAACTTGAGGTTAtgtatttgtttttgtttgaaccACTGAGTTTGATATTATATCGAAAGATGAAGACACTGAATCACTCtacaaaaaatcaataattaacGCTAAATGTAGAAAGTACTCAGGggatggagagaaaaaaaacgcaacaaagctcaaaataacgaaaacattttttcaggtTGTTGAGGATGGATACGAATTCTTTGCGAAGAGGCAATTAGTAACACTATTTTCTGCTCCCAACTACTGTGGTGAGTTTGATAATGCTGGCGCAATGATGTCAGTTGATGAAACTCTAATGTGCTCCTTTCAAATTCTGAAGGTAAGTAAGCTAAATAGTTTTTTGAATACTCCTGTTAGCCCTCCATGGGacttttgcaaacttttgctaaatTTTGCTAGGACTGAGCAGAGTTGTTTCTCTCAATCTGAAGTGAAATCAGACCAAAGATATGACATCATTTGCATTGCTAGTCTGAATCacattgaaactttttttttctttctttctttctttctttgagaTGATTACATAATTTTCTGTCGGGTCATGTGTGACTCCCTCC belongs to Bemisia tabaci chromosome 6, PGI_BMITA_v3 and includes:
- the LSm1 gene encoding U6 snRNA-associated Sm-like protein LSm1 isoform X2, which gives rise to MSTENSKSFTPSRIFKSRRDSHDDLPIEGWPMGTATLLTEIDKKMMVVLRDNRTLIGYLRSIDQFGNLALHQTIERIYVGSKYGDIPRGIFIVRGENAVLLGELDQTRDVGLIEQVSVEEILNAQRREQEAKQEKNKVLAKALRERGLSFVNDLVQEDQF
- the LSm1 gene encoding U6 snRNA-associated Sm-like protein LSm1 isoform X1 yields the protein MSTGKENKDENSKSFTPSRIFKSRRDSHDDLPIEGWPMGTATLLTEIDKKMMVVLRDNRTLIGYLRSIDQFGNLALHQTIERIYVGSKYGDIPRGIFIVRGENAVLLGELDQTRDVGLIEQVSVEEILNAQRREQEAKQEKNKVLAKALRERGLSFVNDLVQEDQF
- the LOC109040870 gene encoding serine/threonine-protein phosphatase alpha-2 isoform — protein: MADTDKLNIDNIIARLLEVRGARPGKNVQLSEGEIRGLCLKSREIFLSQPTLLELEAPLKICGDIHGQYYDLLRLFEYGGFPPESNYLFLGDYVDRGKQSLETICLLLAYKIKYPENFFLLRGNHECASINRIYGFYDECKRRYNIKLWKTFTDCFNCLPVAAIVDEKIFCCHGGLSPDMHSMEQVRRIIRPTDVPDQGLLCDLLWSDPDKDTLGWGENDRGVSFTFGVEVVMKFLSKHDFDLICRAHQVVEDGYEFFAKRQLVTLFSAPNYCGEFDNAGAMMSVDETLMCSFQILKPADKRKMNYGLIGRPVTPPRGATNKNKKK